A window from Rana temporaria chromosome 8, aRanTem1.1, whole genome shotgun sequence encodes these proteins:
- the LOC120909786 gene encoding cystatin-A-like: MITRRGYNFKAEVEQKSGKNFGTFEAIEFKTQLVAGTNYFIKTHIGDNQYVHLQIYKKLPCYQEEMSLTAFQVGKTREDHIVHFEPSD, encoded by the coding sequence GAGAGGATACAATTTCAAAGCGGAGGTGGAGCAGAAATCCGGGAAGAATTTCGGGACTTTCGAAGCCATTGAATTCAAGACTCAGCTTGTTGCCGGAACAAATTACTTCATTAAGACTCACATAGGAGATAATCAGTATGTACATCTGCAGATCTACAAGAAGCTCCCATGTTACCAGGAGGAGATGAGCCTCACCGCCTTCCAGGTGGGCAAGACCAGAGAGGACCACATCGTCCACTTTGAACCCAGCGACTGA